GCCGCTGCCAGACGGGCCAAGGTAAGAATCCGTGTGTGCCAACAGGAAATGAGGTCACCACaagatcgtgtgtgtgtgtgtgtgtgtgtgtgttgattaaAGGTGTTTCTTGTTTCTGGTCTCTGCCTTGCTATGATTCGCTGTCAGGAGGGGGGTGTAGGAGGGGCCGTTAGGTCAGGTGGCCTAGTAAGTCTCAGCAGAATGTCCTTTGTCCTGCCCCGCCCCCGATCAGTATTGATCAGCTGTCGGTGAAAGAGCGTGTGGATCAAAACCTGCCTGCAGTGTGTGTGGTGCGTGATCCACCTGGCTTTGGTTCCTGTGAGGAGTCAGCAGAACCACCAAAATGATCCAGATCAATAGAAAACCAGTTGATCTGGATCATTCTGATAGTTGATCAGCAGCTCCTCCCACCGCTCAGCGTCCATCGTAGGAACGTCTCTTAGATGTAGGAGGAGCTAAATTTTCACTTCAGTGATTGTAGATCATGTGCATTTTTCTGCAAATGCTCAGTCGCAGCATCACTCATCCAGAGCATGACTCTGGGTCCGCCCACCACAATAGCGTGCTAGTGACATGAGAAAAACTTTCCTCAGCTCTGATTGGCTTGTTTCCTGCCTGCTGATTGCCTCCTTGGGCAGGAAGCTGTTTGTGTCTTCAGAGATTAGACCGATCCCCTCATCTCTCTTCTTGTTTCCTGTGggtgaggctgcagctgacagAGTGCAGCATAGTAACCACAGTAACCAGATTACCTGTTACTGATCTCACCTGTAAGTGTTCttaatgttgttgctgttggTGAACCCTTCACTGTGACTTCACCTGTAAGCTCCACCTCCTCCTGGACTCACCTGAGCTCAGTTTGATTGTCCTAATTCAAACTCAGTGTTCTGTAGTTTAAACCTGGCTGTTTCTACCTGACCAGGTGTGGGTGCTCATtttaacctgtgtgtgtgtgtgttcaggcaTCTTTGCCTTCAAGTGTGCTCGCGCTGAGGAGATCTTCAACATGCTGCAGGAGGTGATGCACAGCCACAGCATCAGCGTGGTGGAGGAGGCTGTGCTGGAACCCAGCCACCAGGCGGCGCTCACGCCTGCAGGTAAAAACACCTGACAACCGTGGAGTGAAATGACATGTGGGGAGGGAAAGAGAGCACCAAATCTGTGTTGTGTCGCCCTCTGGTGGCTGTTAGATGAAGTGAAGGTTCATGTCAATTCCTGTTGGAGACCAGGTCAGGTGCTGTCAGGAGGGTGATCAGTGATTGGAGGCTTGAATATCTTAAAgccttcaaggttcaaggttctgtatttgtcacatgcatagttatacaagtataacacacagtgaaatgtagcctgacacgctcctcgacaaaaattgggggggggggtgtagaggaagaacattatttttatttatatatatatatatatatatatatatatatatattacacacacacagacatatagtatatacactgggtgaatgtgcagaagtagcagcaagcaggtgaattctgtacattaatatgaatagacatctgactattttacaggatagacaatataaacatatttaaaattaaaggaattgaaatgtacattgtgccttggtttagagtgtctggaagagagtcctgtcctTCAACATGAAATTCAGGTGTTAGTGTATTTTTACCATGTGACGTTTACAGGTGCAGGTCACATGCTTACTCACTAAACTCCTCCCATCTCTCTTTCCCCTCTGGCTGCAGCTCTTGGCTACTCGGTGCCGTCTGTGCCAAACGGTGTCACGCGGATCCCATCTGTAGGCGAGGCACCATCTCACCCATCCAGTCGTCACCCGTCTGTGGCGAGCACCCGGCTGCCGTCGGTGGGGGAGGAGTCTACGCACCCTCTGCTGGTGGCCGATGAAGCGGTAAGTCTCACCTGCGATCCTCGCTGTCGGGGGTGGGACATCCTGAGCTCTGTGTGCACTTTCAGCAGCACTGCCCAGTCACGTTTGAGCATGGTTAAAATACACCTGCACAGGAAGTGTTTTGTTCTATGCACAAGCAGAGAACGGCTTCTTCCTGCATCtgcttttcacaataaaagccccaGACTGCTGGTAAACTCTTTCTACAATATAGTGACCCATTAAACCTGACACAAGTACACCTCAAGCCCCTGAAGGTTTTATCAGATACTGTGATGTTATCATGTTGACCAATAGGCTGAAATGACCCCTCATTAGAAAAGCATTGTGTCAGTTAGTTTCAACACAGTAATGTACAGAAATCGATCAGAAACCTGTCGACCACATCAATCTGTACCTCAGACCTTAGTTAACAGTAGCTCCTGCATTTTAATCAAACACCTGAAGAAAACGTTGAGTTTAACCTGCAGTGCTGACCCATCAGTTTTTAGATCAGGTAGACACAGGTCTGATCTTCACTAGCAGAACATAAAGTCCAGCTGAAGGAATCTGCTAcctgaaaactctcctgagaGATCACCTGGGGACCACTGATGATTGTACAGGTGTCTCACTCCTCTGACCTGTTAGCTTTACCTGGAGGACTTGGACTGCTCGTCATCTAAATAAATGAGAGATGTGACACACCTGGACAGTCCGAGGGTTCAGGTGATCGTTTCCAGATGTTTTCTGTGCTCCTGAAGCTTTCTGTCACTTTAAAGTTTGTCAGTATGGTGACCTGTAGGTAACTGGGTCTCACCTATCTATCTGTTCACAGGTACACACCTACGTCAACACCACGGGGCTCCTGGAGGAGCAGCCGAGCCCGCTAACTGTCACCACCCCGCTGGAGAGCCCTACCTCTCCACAGTCTCAGTGTCCGCCGACGCCTCCGCCCCCTCCGAGGGTCCGCGGGGAGCCACCGCCACCGACGCCCACCCCAGCAGAGCCACAGGTGTTGCTGGAGCCACAAGGCGTGCGTTTTGTGCTGGGCCCCACGCCTGTTCAGAGGCAGCTGATGGAGCGGCGGCAGAAGGCGCTGAAGGATGCCGCCGAGCACCAAGAGACTAACGGCCACGGCGAGAAGCCCACCGAGCCTGAACCCGCCGCCACGCACTCCAACGGCTCGTCGGCTCCTCGCCGCCACCGCCCGCCCCCCCTCACACCCGACCTGCAGAATGTCAATAACTCGGCCCAGCGGCGCACGGCCCTGCTGGACTATGAGAACCTGCCAGCGCTTCCGCCCGTGTGGGAGGCGAGGAAGCCGAGCTCCGAGGACGAGGAGAAGAGCTGCGGCGGCTCCAAAACGCCGTCGCTCAATGGCTACAACCACCATGCCCACCACCACCTGCACCACTCCTACTCCCACCCGTTGTCCGCTGCGCTCGAGTCCTCGCACAACTACGTCAACACAGAGAACGTCACGGCGCCGCTCAGCGCCCATCGGCCTGACACGGCCCGCCGCCGCGTTGATGGGCCCACCATCTTCAACTTTGACTTCCGCCGGCCGCTGGTGTCGGGCCACAGCGAGCCGCCCAAGACGCTCAACTACATCGAGGTGGAGATGGACAGCGGGGCCGGGAACAAAGGCACCTCCGACGGGAGCAATCCCCACACACCGCGCACCCCCTCCTCGCCGTTGCCCCCCACCACCCCCACCCGCCG
The Maylandia zebra isolate NMK-2024a linkage group LG7, Mzebra_GT3a, whole genome shotgun sequence DNA segment above includes these coding regions:
- the LOC101482686 gene encoding fibroblast growth factor receptor substrate 2 — encoded protein: MGSCLSCPEKESIPDNHQSKFKVINVDDDGNELGSGVMELTDAELVLHTHRRDDVRWPYLCLRRYGYDSNLFSFESGRRCQTGQGIFAFKCARAEEIFNMLQEVMHSHSISVVEEAVLEPSHQAALTPAALGYSVPSVPNGVTRIPSVGEAPSHPSSRHPSVASTRLPSVGEESTHPLLVADEAVHTYVNTTGLLEEQPSPLTVTTPLESPTSPQSQCPPTPPPPPRVRGEPPPPTPTPAEPQVLLEPQGVRFVLGPTPVQRQLMERRQKALKDAAEHQETNGHGEKPTEPEPAATHSNGSSAPRRHRPPPLTPDLQNVNNSAQRRTALLDYENLPALPPVWEARKPSSEDEEKSCGGSKTPSLNGYNHHAHHHLHHSYSHPLSAALESSHNYVNTENVTAPLSAHRPDTARRRVDGPTIFNFDFRRPLVSGHSEPPKTLNYIEVEMDSGAGNKGTSDGSNPHTPRTPSSPLPPTTPTRRTELYALIDIERTAAMSNLQKARPRDDGTSRKTRHNSTELPTKSTA